The DNA sequence CAGTAGTACACattgattttgtttgtttaatttttttattattgttgtgaattTTGTGCGTTGCAGAGAGTAAGAGTAAGAGAGTTTCATTGAAGAAGAAGTACAAGGTGAtacggaaggtgaaagagcacaacagaCAAAAAGCGAAGGAAGCGAAGAAGCTTCGGCTGAGTGGGAAAAAGAAGGTTGAGAAGGATCCTGGTATTCCCAATGATTGGCCCTTTAAGGAACATGAACTCAAAGCCCTTGAAGCTCGAAGAGCGAGGGCCATTGAGGAATTGGAGCAAAAGAAAGCTGAACGCAAGGAGAGggtaattgttttatcattattgaaCTCCCATTTCATGTTATGTTACGAGATAagctaaatgaatgaataaataaaaaatgtcaggTAGAAGTTTTATGTAACCTTGTTCATGTAGAAAGTTGTTCATGGACAGgaagaaagatatatgatagaagataatgagggtgcttgactgttggtatattaaaatgtttttgtattattgtatcaCTGAAGATTGATGTCCACTTCAAAATGGGGTGGGAAAGAGAGGAGTGCTACTAAGAAAAGAGTCCTTTGTGATCTCTGTTTTCCTTGCAGTTAGGAACTTACTATTCATTCCTTGTTTCAGGCTCGTAAAAGGAAATTGGGCTTGCTagaggaggaagatgactctaagttgctagaggattctaaaaaaaatactaatgattttgGTAATGCTGCAAAGACCAGAGGTGTGCATTTATTTGTACTTTCCTGACAGTTTGGTTAGTTTGACTTTAAGTGCTTACTTGCCTGTGTTCTGACCATTGTTATTTTTGGTTTTCTTATTCCATAGATAGCTCAGATAGAGCCTTTTACAAGGATCTTGTTAAGGTCATTGAAGCCTCTGATGTCTTACTGGAGGTCCTTGATGCCCGGAACCCTTTGGGGACTCGCTGTCCTGAGATGGAAAACATGGTGATGAAATTGGGTCCTGATAAACGTCTTGTCttggttttaaataaaattggtagTTTACTGATCACATTTCATTTTTGTCTCCTTTCTCCATTttggtatatttatttttgtgctgTCTAATCATTTGACCTATATAATAGATCTTGTGCCTGAAGAAGTTTTAGAGAAGTGGCTCAAATACCTTAGAGAAGAATTACCTACTGTGGCCTTCAAGTGTAGCACACAACAACAAAGATCAAACGTTGGAGCTGATACTCTACTCAAATTGTTGAAGAATTACTCAAGAAGTCATGAGGTAACAGATTTAATGATGATAGTTGTTTGTAAAATTGCAACTTAATTTTGGTTCGGGTATTGTGCTTCCCTTCATGGAATTTTATCTGATATATGATTGAGAAACCTTTATGTATTCACTACTGATCCTCTTTTGGTACGTAAGGATGTGGTTGTATATGTGTTTCCCTGCATTCTAGCCTgggatattttaaatatatgatgttgCTAATGTGCATTGGATGCACTGTCTTGACATGAAAATTATACAATAAGGGACGCCTTCACTGGAAAAACCAACTTAAATGTTGTCAAATTGGCAAACCTAAATGTTGAACCAAATATAAATTCAGAAGGTTTTGCAAATAATTCATAGTATATATACTTAGGGAGAAGTGAAGAACCTAAGTGAgttggttttcattttttgttcttaCATTTAGAGTCAATTTGAAGCAACTTTTGCAGGTGGATGTGTCGTGTGCACCggatcaaaaagaaaaataaagtggtAGATCACGCTATTTTTTTCACagtagaaattaaattattactaaaCCCTATGTCTATGGTACTTGctcttaaaataatatcacCTCTTGTTGGGACTTGAGAATTGTTGGCATTGGTGTTCTCTATGTTGTTGATGCCTTTTTCTGAATCATAGTTTCTACTGTAAGATAAGTATCAATTCTGTTAGATAGGATTTTTTCTTACTGTTGTAGTGTTGGTGCTATTTTATCCgttgaaaatgattttattatccaaatatattttatttttagaatcagAATAGAAATGTCTGTTTAGGTCTAATTTAACtctaaaaaaaaagtgaagtttGCGCCTAGTTAAAAGCTTGcacacacacaacaaacacacataTTTAGTCATCTAGGTGACACTGATCTCTGACATTTGTTTGCTTGTGCATGAATGTGCCAACTTTTGGTCAATCACAGGAAAAACTAAATATACAGTTTTTAAGTTGGAAGAATATGCTTTAGTGTGGATCTTCGTGGGTTATCATTGCTACCTTTTGGGGATTTTGCATatgacttaatttttattttccttggtgtaatttttttttctagtcttTATAATGTCTATTGCTTATCtattaattgttttgttttttctgcttttgtcttttaattgtaaattattgatttttttgttgttttccttCCTTGTCTTGACAGATCAAGAAGTCAATAACTGTGGGTTTGATTGGCTTGCCCAATGTGGGTAAGAGTAGTcttattaatagtttaaaaaggTCTCATGTTGTCAATGTTGGATCTACTCCGGGGTTAACAAGGTCAATGCAAGAGGTTCAATTGgacaaaaatgttaagttgcTAGATTGTCCTGGTGTTGTTATGCTGAAGTCTCAAGAAAATGATGCTTCCATTGCCTTAAAAAATTGCAAGAGGATTGAGAAGTTAGATCCTATTAGCCCAGGTATACCAAGTCATTCCCCCCTCCTCTTATTATCTGGTTATTCAGGTTGTTTATTTGCATTAATTCAGTTCGAAATGAATGGTAGAAGATTTATAGGTATTTTAcatgaaaaaatagtaaaagaaaatgaacTTGTGAAATTGAAGAAATTCTATTCAATTCTACAAAAGTTTGAAGTATTTGCTATTTTTTGGTGCATTTGGTTTGACTAGTGGCTATATATAAGGgtgttttttgtctttaaatgtGTTATGTTATGTCTGTTTTTAAGCATAAGTGCTATTGGTCCATTgtacattttaatttaacatctggtttttcaattataaattcaataattttcagAATCGTTCCCTCTTTACAACTTCCCTTTACTTCTGTGTTAACAATGATGGTGTGAATGAGGTAAGTCCGTGGGTCGCTGGGTGTGTACATTGTATTTTACTATATGGTTGTGTGTGGTTTGATCTAACCATTCTCAGGATGTCGGTGATAATAACACCCTTTCATTAGATCTTGTCACTTATCCTGGTTATAAAATTGAGTTCTGTTAGGTTTTAAAAGTGCAACTGATAGGTGATGTAGTAGAACGTTGGATTTTTCAATGTGCGGGTTGTTGGATTATGTTTCCTGTTATCTTGTTTTAGatataaattaatgtttgaTTCAGTAATGAGAATTCTAATTTCCAAAACACTTAGAAGTTTGCAtgatacaattattttatttatggaaaATCCTGATTTAAGCTGTACTGACTCTTGTTAAGTAAATTGAAAgacttatttcttttcttttaacttgGACAACGCAGTGAAGGAAATTCTAAAGCTCTGTCTGCCTGAGCAGCTGGTAACTCTGTACAAAATTCCCAGTTTCAATGTAGGTGATGTTGACGACTTTCTGCTGAAGGTAGCTGAAGCTAAGGGCAAGCGCACGAAGCGTGGAATATTTGACGTTGCTACTGCTGCAAGAATTGTTCTTCGTGATTGGAACGAGGGTACGCATACATGGAATTTCTTAAATTATGATCAGAGAACTGATTACTTTTCTGTGTGTTGAAGTTAAAATTGAGAAAGAACTAAACGGAAAAATTTCTCTTTCTGTTTGTATGTTTCAGGTAAAATCCAGTATTATACCATGCCCCCAAATAGGGATCAAGGTGAACCTTCAGAGGCGAAGATAGTTTCTGAATTTGCAAAAGAGTTTAACGTTGATGAAGTCTATAACAATGAATCTTCATATATTGGGAGCCTTAAATCTGTTGATGACTTCAATGTTGTTGAAGTTCCTTCAAGTCACCCTCTCAATCTTACTGAAATGATGTTGGAGGTTTGTTTCTTGAAACCGTTTAGAGAATTGACTATTGTTGATATGAATCGTATGCTGGGAATTTGAGTGTTTTCAGACTTACTAATTAAAGCATTCTGTTGTAGGATGAGACAGAAGCGAAGTCAGGTGACCAAGGCGAAGGTCCCGGAAATGTGGGTGAGGTGGATGAATCCAAGGAAGATGATGGTGGGAAGAACAAAGATAACAGTGCATCAAGTAggcaaaatgaaaaattatacacTGCGGACGGTATGCATAATACAAAAATGTGGCGcgcagagaagaagaaaagaaaaaaggctAAGAAAGCTTCAATGGATGGTGATTACGATTTCAAAACTGATTATTTCCAAAAGGGAAGGAGCATCAATGGGTTCTGAAAACAGCCAGAGTGAGGATTCTGGTGATGAACCAGTCAACTCTGAAGTGCCTATGTCTGCTATCCAAATTGATGAATTATAAACAAGCCAGCACTATTTAAaccattattaaattatattcaattttaagaCAACATACTTTTGCACTTTCTTGTTTATTGTTACAATACCAGTCTTCACACATTAAAGCTTCTACTTCAAATTACTCCTTTTTCATATCTAAAATCAACTTTAAGAATTTTGTCACTAATTAGAAATTTTCGTCTCGATTGAGCTGCATCGCccttgtctttatttttattttgtgcgTTTGATCTTATCTTAAGTTTGCAAAAGGTTTTAGGTAATTGCTTCCAGCatctcttcaattttttaatatgaccattttatttgtataaaagtCACTTTGGAATTATAAATTCTGGACTAGGCTTTCCgaagattttgaaaattttaaaataatatttttggagCAAAGTTTCCCAGAATAAAACTTCCGATATGAAATGGGAtttgaaaaacatgaaatatttttttgaaaaaaccattttgaaattaattcttttagcattttctctcttcttctgcAGTAGCCTTAGGTGACTGTTGCAGCTATGGGAGTGGTGGTGAAAATGGAAGTGTGGGTATGATGGTGAgggatatttaaatattttccttATATTGATGAACACAAAGAAATTGATGGAATGCAGGAAGCAATGGCTAATGTTTTATAGAGTGAGGGTCCTTAAATAGACTTCTTTTACTGTTCAAATTGCAACATTTGAAAAGATTCTGCATAATTCTGTATATTGTCTACACTCTTTTTCATTTCCTGTTCTTATACTACAACCaaataaattcattcaaaaattacaatataaaagttTCTTAAAGtttaaatcaaattttcctatactaaaattacaataaaataagaatttgtaacaccaaaaattttaaaaactataaaaaaaggaaattacaattttattacaGATAAGGAAATTTATTTCTACtgaaaacataatataatatatgaaaataatcctCCATCTTCTAGTTACACATATCAAAGttcatatatgtttatatagatgaatttgatcctcaaaagaaaatgcaaatttagtctttcatttctcaattgtgtatatgtatatttaaaagttaatatatgtactgaatttgatcctcaaaagaaaatgtaaaataagtgaaaatagttttattaaaaatgtaaaattgtgTATATTTAAAAGGTAGGGAAAGATTATATGTTTCTTACTATGcaagtgtaattttttattgtatttttatagaAGTATTTGATTGTctcaaatatatgataaatgGAAGAGGATAGAAGATAAAGGTAAAGAAAACCGTGATGGTATTAGTATTGTGAAGACTTAAATTCGCTACTCAAGTACAAAGTCAAATTTCAATGGAAAAAACTTAAATACATATGATCATTTTAcctcataaaatatttattttggaattaaaaaaaatgtatggttcaatataaatttaaatggaaagtttttaataaataaattaaataattaaaattgtagtcaatgtaaaaatataatttgatataattaagaatgtatGGAATTCTGAAGTATAGAAGCatcgttttaaaaaataaattatgacaagtaaaataaaaaactggGTGAGAATTTGTCAACCTGAAACGAAATAAACTACATTTTCTTTGCATTGGAAAAAGGAAATATATTGAGAAGTCCATTCAAGTTCatataatattacatttctttatatttactTTACCTATAAAGcagtcaaaatataaatatatttgcgGTAAAAGTCAATCATTGACATCATAGAAAATCTTTACAATCTTAgactatttaaattaaatttttattctcGTATTTCTCTCTTATagtacttaaatttatttttataaagtaaaatcaTGGTCTTGTTTCATGGGAGGAAAGGCACATGGGGTATTTGGGACCCACTGCGATATATTAGGTGATAAAGTGACGGCATGAGAAGGACGTCGTCGTTTTGGAAGAAATCCAAATCACGCTGATGCACCGCGAAACCTGGTGAAAATGAAATTAGTGAAAGAAAATTTCAATACTAATAATGCTCACGTTGGTGCCTTAAGATTGAGATCACATTTTATgattgaaaatcaaaataaaaaataaaatgtatttttaggACACATTTAGACAAActtctttataaattttttgacgctagaaaaataataaataaatttctttataaattaaaattagtttatttatatgttaatttttatatatttaatttttattattcatgtaTTTATGATTTGATTTATACTTCAATATTTGGATGAACTGATCACCCAATTTACTATGTTCACTATTCATTAATAGGACAAGCTTTAATGAAAGATTAGTTGTATTTTTGGATGAACTGATCACCCAATTTACTATGTTCACTATTCATTAATAGGACAAGCTTTAATGAAAGATTAGTTGTATTTTTGGATGAACTGATCACCCAATTTACTATGTTCACTATTCATTAATAGGACAAGCTTTAATGAAAGATtagttgtatttttatattcttctaaTCTCTCTCCAAATTTCAAGAAAGTagttattttagtgaaaatagtttttttttttaattgggtattaaattttgtttcatgttACGTCCTACCTCTATAAATAGTATTCTTAAcctattttagtattttattccttaagatttttgttgagtttttttGTTTGATCCCTTCGGTGGAATTTTTTCTTAATAGTATGTTTAGATAAAGTCAATTtaagagaataatttatttattttaaagaattttaaacaCTTTCatgaaaaatgatatatttagatgagaaaattaaaagaaaattgaaattgagaaattttaagaaagTATTTCAAATAGCTAAgatagtagaatttgaaattcactcaaaaaagaaaattaaaatttcttaagtTATGGAATTACTAATTGGTTAGGACATAAAAAGTCCACAAGTCTAAAAATTCGAGTTGAGTTAAGCAAAAAGGTCAAGACAAATCGATTTAGATCGAAAGTCGAACCGAGCCAAAAGTTTggttgaattttaaaccagatcGATTTGAGTTGAGCTCTATTGAAAGTTGGTAGaggaaattataaataaaactttattgaTTCTACCACAAAATTTGTTGGCTAGTTTTTgtaaattctatttttaaacaataggaataattttgtttactatTTTCATACCAATTTGggaaatctattttaatttaaatattgtgTAAATGAGGAATGCATGTGGATGTTAATGTTAACAGATAAATGAGTAAGACATAAATCAACATATAGGTTTGCCAACAAGTTACCCAAAGTTTTTatgataacaaataataaatatcaagtTTTGTTTGAATAATAAGTTTGTCAAAGTgtgaatcaatttagttttcttagctataaaacaaacaaagaaagaTTAGACATCTTATATAGAAGAACAAAGTGTGATATGACCTCAAGATCAAAACAACCCCAATAGTTAAAATTGTAATCgacataattactaaattaTACTATGtcgattattatttaattggcATAGAAAATTAAACAGTATTGTCATGAAAGTCCCCACAGTAGTGTAATGAAAtactaaaaactaattatttttttcaaattgttcaactataaaagaattaataactaataacaTCCTCTTGTTTTTATATTctcatataaaacaaataaaggaaaaattcaAATCGAAGATAGTACTTcaacttatataataaataaataaaaaattcactcaatataatatacacaaattatttataaaagaatatcaaataaaaaaaattaaaattcatttaatgttatatcacatgtttttattttataatttcaactaTATTAACACTTGAGTAGgggtgtcaaagtgactcaatccGGCTCACACAGGTTATTCACCACGAGTTAAGCTGAAAAAAGGGTCAGCTCAATTTGGCTCTCTTTTTGGTGAGCCAAAGATTTTACAACCCAGTTTGACCCATCACGAATTGGTGTGTTAGTGGATTGACTTACTTACGAATATATTCTTTTTGCAATTTATGTacatatttattacattataatgAAAGTGATTTGACTTtgagttatattttattatagtgaAATGAAAGTGttaatctaatttttaaaatattattgtaaagaTAATAGTTAAAGATTGAAGTATCAACTATACAAACCTGTGATGAACCGATTGACTCATAAAtctattttgacatttttaagCTTGATATACAAACTTTAAGTATCAAAAAACTTTAATAGGAGGACGTTTCACATTAGGTGGTGCTTGGGAAGGAGAAGAGAGGATagtggaaaaaaaatttaaataggaAACAAAAGTTAAGTTTGAAAAACGACTTGGAAATTGCTCTTTTCTAAAAAATTGGcatcgttttttttttatcagcaataaaaattatgaattgaaAATAGGGACAATAGGGTTGCTCCAAcccttataaaaaaaagaatatgcTAGCAAATACACCAACAGACAAAACAAAGGATAAATGATCATATTCAATAACAAATTAACAATCGCAAATCCAATCAAAACAAACTTCCCAACAAAATAACAAGGGCTTTTACCTCAAAGCTTCCACAGTATCGACCTCCGAGGCTAAAACCTTAAGGACATGATTGTTGGCATTTGCGTCCTAAACATGAGTATATTCCTTTCCTTCAAAAGGTGGCATAAAATCCTTCTTTCCACTTTCAATGACGAACCTGCAATAGCAAACTTGAAAACACTGGAAAAAGGTGTTGTTTTGTATCAACCTTTATCTGTTAAACAAATGAAGAAACTCAGAGCATCATTTaccattttcttgttttgcttATTTAAAGGATGAGTAGACATTTAAAGGATGAGTAGGCATGTGATTGGGCATAGACACCAATAGTAAGAGAAAGTAGCCATTGAATACTTATTTGTGATCCATGCCCAAACTCTAGTTTATGCTAACATAAAAACTTCCTCAACGTCTACTTTAGTGTTTCTAAAGATGACCTTATTTCTATGATTCCAAATGCCGAAAACAATAGCTAGCCACATGCATCGCCACACACTATTACGTTTATTACTAAGTCCAATGAGTTCAAACTGACTAAAATGTATTCCTGCACTATTATGGTAAACAGAGGATCTTCCTATCCAAGAATCACAGAGTTGCCATATTCGTGTTGCCACCTTGCAAGTAAAAAACAAATGACTCACAGTCTCATCCGTGATTGCACACAAAGCACAAGTATTGCTTCCTAATCTTACTCCCCTATTGTATAGATTATCACGGGTTCAGCACTTTATTAATAAGCACTCTCCATGCAAAAAATTGAGTTGATGGCAAGCCTTTAGTTCTCCAAAACACGTCATATCTAAATCCTCCGTGAGCACTATTTTCAGACATCAACATTTTATAGGCTGATTTGACCGTGTATCCTTGTGTTTCGTCGTCCCTCCAAAGCCACTCGTCATCCTTTGCTATAAAAAGATTTATCCCTTCTATTTGTTTGACCAAGTCATATAACATAGTTTTCTCCCACTAAAACCAACGTCTTCTCCAAGGTATCGACCATACCCACCGATCCTCATCCCAAAAACCAAAATCCCCTAAAGTACCTTCCTTCAAGATTGTATTCGTATATAGCCTTGGATACTTTTCTTTTAACAGTTTTTCCCCAATCCAAATATCCTCCCAAAACTTTATATTTCTAGAGAACCAATTATCTCTTTGTCCACCACTAGTAATTCTCCTAATATCTCTCCACCACCAAGACTCGTGATATGAATCTTTAACGTCCTCTAAGGTTCTCCATGATCCGTACTTAGATTCTAATATATCTTTCCATATCCCTGTATGATCCTTTCCAAGTCTCCACCTCCATTTTCCCAATAGAGCCatgttaaaacattttaaatccTTTACTCCAAGACCACCCTCTTCTTTAGATTTATAAATGAGATCCCACTTTACCCATGCAATCTTCCTACCTTCTTGACCCCACCCCCATAGGAAGTCCCTTTAGATTTCCTTAATTGTTTTCCCCACACTAACCGAAATTTTAAACAATGATAAGTAATATAGAGGGATAGAAGATAAAACTGAATTTAGGAGTGTTACTCTACCAgcaaaagatatatattttcctttccatACAACTAGtcgttttcttatttttgtgacCATATCTTGCCAAAAATCTTTCCTCCTATGATTTGCCCCCACCGATATGcccaaatatttaaaaggtacCTTCATAACACTACAATTCAAAATGGTTGAGAATCTTTGAACCATGTTATCATGAATGCCCATGCTTCCTAGTTTACTTTTGTTAAAGTTAACTTTAAGGCCAGATGCTATCTCAAAACATATAAGGATACTCTTTAAGACCACGATGTTTTGTGTTTTCGCTTTGCATACAAATATAGTATCATATGCAAATTGTAGCATGGTAAAGGAAATCCTCTTTTGGCCCACCATAATCCCCTCGATCAATCCTTTGCTCTCTACTTGTCTAACTACACCTGCCAACCCCTCTGCTActataagaaatagaaaaggtgCCAGAGAATCTCCTTGCCTTAATCCCTTTATTGGTGCAAATTATTCCGTTGGACTCCCATTTACTAGAATGGAAATAGTTGACGATTCTAGACATCCCCTTATCCATGACATCGTAATTTTATCCATAACGATTTAGAATGGAAATAGTTGACGATTTGAAAATAGTTGGCATCGTAATTTTCGTAAGAGTTCCTGAAGAAGTGTCCTTGAGAAATATAAGTCAACGAGAAATTAAGTCATGACACACATTTGttttagtgataaaataattaattaaactacggacttcaatttataatataggCGAAATCCATTAAAGAAATTTGACGAAAGATTATTATAGGCAATATAATATAACCGACAGAATTAAACTCCAGTAGTGAAGACCCAAAATTTCTGTTCGTATAGAAACTATATTTAATTACGATGgcgttgaaaaaaattaattaaggcataaaaaaaatcatgataagTCTTCACATATAATGTgagcataataaatataaattaaaaataatgatatacaCAGCGTTAACCTGTTACATCGTTGTTCaatctaaaattgtttttctatGGCCATATTACGATCATTTAACAACCGTTCCAGACTTCCGGAATCTCCCATGTTACCTATGTTAGTTGCAATTGGACACAAAACaacaaagtatatatatatatatatatatatatatatatatatatatatatatatatatatatatatatatatatatatatatatatatatatatataacgttaatttttgtttgttactCTTTGGGTCAattgtttccttttattttaaatttaggttcaattgaatttttatctaaatattagtgaaatttttcggtgattcttaatttttatttttaattttatatgaaatgaGTTAATATTTGTTAGATTTATGTTAAGGTGATTGAGAGAATGCGATGTAgtataaaattggaaataaaaatcacttttgaatGTTTACAATGTCATTTATAgtattatataaaagatttactcttaataagtattttttaaattaaaataattaattttccaattttatatttttagtgattattttttaaaatttaaccaaTTTTTATATGAAAGATAAGGGGAATTGTTTGAGCGAAacaaaataattgttcaaataaaacaaaatctaataataaaaaaataaagaagataaagttttatattacctagatgaaaaatttatgttattaaacacttaaattgatgttaaacatttttatatgaaaagaagatatacaataaataaaaatattaaacaatagtaaaaatattcaaattgagacaaaaaaaacatttaattaacatatatcatttgaatataattacataaatattatgatataagataaaaaatatcttaaattgaagataataataaagtcaaaccattaaaagaaataaataatataatatatatatatatatatatatatatatatatatataaaatagattatgaatatttaataatttaaatggaaaaagaaataatgaaag is a window from the Vigna unguiculata cultivar IT97K-499-35 chromosome 7, ASM411807v1, whole genome shotgun sequence genome containing:
- the LOC114189658 gene encoding guanine nucleotide-binding protein-like NSN1, whose translation is MVKKSKKSKSKRVSLKKKYKVIRKVKEHNRQKAKEAKKLRLSGKKKVEKDPGIPNDWPFKEHELKALEARRARAIEELEQKKAERKERARKRKLGLLEEEDDSKLLEDSKKNTNDFDSSDRAFYKDLVKVIEASDVLLEVLDARNPLGTRCPEMENMVMKLGPDKRLVLVLNKIDLVPEEVLEKWLKYLREELPTVAFKCSTQQQRSNVGADTLLKLLKNYSRSHEIKKSITVGLIGLPNVGKSSLINSLKRSHVVNVGSTPGLTRSMQEVQLDKNVKLLDCPGVVMLKSQENDASIALKNCKRIEKLDPISPVKEILKLCLPEQLVTLYKIPSFNVGDVDDFLLKVAEAKGKRTKRGIFDVATAARIVLRDWNEGKIQYYTMPPNRDQGEPSEAKIVSEFAKEFNVDEVYNNESSYIGSLKSVDDFNVVEVPSSHPLNLTEMMLEDETEAKSGDQGEGPGNVGEVDESKEDDGGKNKDNSASSRQNEKLYTADGMHNTKMWRAEKKKRKKAKKASMDGDYDFKTDYFQNEDSGDEPVNSEVPMSAIQIDEL